TCAATACTTTCTCCAACACCGACAGATCCAAAATCAAACGTAGAACCGTTCTACCCAAACCACGCCTAGACCATAAAGTTCCCACCtctcaattatttacacagttatttacatagttatttacatagttatttacatagttatttacacagttatttacatagttatttacacagttatttacacagttatttacacagttatttacatagttatttacatagttatttacatagttatttacatagttatttacacagttatttacacagttatttacacagttatttacatagttatttacacagttatttacatagttatttacacagttatttacatagttatttacacagttatttacacagttatttacacagttacgATGTGTTTAACGGTATAATAACGTGTAGGTATCGATATGGTCGATATTGAAGGATTTTATAGGGAAGGATTTATCCCGTATAAGAATGCCGATAGTGTTTAACGAGCCGACATCGAATTTACAGCGTGCAGCTGAGGATTTTACGTATTATAAAATCCTGAACGACGCTGCGGATATGGAAGATCCCATTGAACGACTTGCCAATGTTACCGTCTACAGTATCACGCCATACTCCTCAGCCGTTGGAAGATCATACAAACCATTCAACCCCCTACTCGGGGAAACATACGAAATCTCACACACAGGATTCAACTATTTCGCAGAACAAGTAATACATCTCAATATTCACATAGTCAACTTTCATAGTCAATATTGAGTCAACTTTATTCACATAGTCAATAGTAATAGAGTTAATATTCATAGTTATTAGTTGGTGGTGGTATAATTTGTGGGTTAGGTGGCGCATCATCCTCCGATATTGGCGTTTCATTGttttaatgataaatttgagtCCTCGGGAAGCCTCAACATGGTCATCAACTTCACCGGAAAAGCCATCGAAGTATACACAttactacacatttaatatagttaatagtatagttaacagtatagttaatatagttaatagttaataatatagttgGTGTAATAATGTTATGAATGTGTATAGGCTAATTTGATGGGTCCGTTTGTGGTGGATTTGAAGTTGGGTTCTGGTGTTGAGAAGTATAATCTTCAGAGGTGTAATATGatattacataatttaatttttggtAAAATGTGGATTGAAGCCGTCGGATACGTCATCATCAAAAACGTCACCGAAGGACACTTCTCCGTCATGCAATACCTCAAAAAAGGATGGTAACACATaacatactatttattacattgttaattatactatttattacattaagtatactatttactatactatttactatatagttaattatatagttaagtaataatagagtataataaataatgtatgAGTATAGGTTTAATAAGGAGATACACAAGGTGAGAGGTTTGGTGTTGGACAAGTATGGCACGCATCATTATTACATATCTGGAATCTGGAGTAAACACATCTTCATCGAAAAAGTCTACTCCTCCGCATCCAAAAGCAAAAACAAACTACTCAATGACGACGGCTCACTCATCTTCAACAAagtttcatcattttttactattcactatttactattactattcactatttactataccatacttactattactatatactatttactataccatacttactattactatatactatttactataccatacttactattactatatactattactatatactatatactattagtatatacaattaaagttataatgtgtagtaCCGATATAAGAATGAGGCGGATGCTTGGGATGCGTTTGTGAATGATATAGACTGGGAGAATATAAATGTGGTCCCGAATACGCGTAGAGAGGTGTGGAAGCCATTTGACCGTCCAGACAATAACGAGGATTACTACGGATTTGGTTACCTCACCATGCAACTGAATGAACTTACTGAGGACTATGACAAGTCTAAGGGAGCGCAAATGCCCAGAACCGATTCCAGATACAGACCAGACCAAAGATTATACGAAGAGGGGAATCTCGAAGAAGCCACCGAACTCAAAAAGAAACTGGAAGATAAACAAAGGTACTTTCCATAATTACTAGTATTTTCTTCACtttgatattttactttatttacGTTAGTTTGATTTTTCGGGAATTGCTGTGTAATTTGTGTTTTAGAGCTGTGGCGAAAGATCGTATGGATAATCATATAACGTATAAGCCATACTGGTTTACCAAGGTTATTGATCCCGCTACACATCAAGCCAACTGGGTCTACAACGTATCTTccacacttttacacattttattcatattaattttacacatttattaatttttcaagttattcacatattaatttttcaagttattttattttacgtTAATATGTTTTTAGGGTACGTATTGGGATAGAAAACGTGATGGGTCCGTGGATCAGGGAACACCTGATATCTTCGGACtataacataatttactcactaaattattaatcttatttttatttctatctttaattttttgttaatttttgttaattgtTGTTGATTTCTGCAATTTGTGTAGATTTTGTGgattttgaaaaatgtgtaggaatCTGTGATGTTGTGTTGGATGGTGAGAttagaaatttttaaaaaatggaCAAGATGGAATATGATTTGGAGAcgtataaaaatttaataaggTCGAAATTGTACAATTATACTGCGAAATTATCGTATCTTTCTCACGACGACGAGTGGATCCGGGATAAAATCCAGCACTTGTCAGAAATCATCCAGAGAGCAGTGGAAACAtgtgaaaatttaataattctaGTCCGAGGGCAGCCTTCCTCGGGAAAAACGTACCTGGTCCGAAGAGCTCTGTCCACAGTCCTCTCCTCaaaaaaactaattaacCAGTCCACACACGTCATAGAACTCTATGCCTATGACCACGTGGATGATATTAAGTGCATGAAGGAACTTCTTAACAGGCTTGAGCGAGTTCTGGGATCCAACACGGGGGCTGAGAAACACATGTTAGTGTCTAATATCAGGGCTCGGATCCTGCACGCGCTTAAACTTTTAAGAAGAAGTAACGTCTACGTCATCATAGTAATTGACGGATTTGAGATTTTCACCAAGGGCAACTACGACTGCAGCAGTACTGTGGGCTCAGTGTCCAGGAGACAGGGTCTATTATACTTTTTATCAGACTCCATGCAGACTAAGGGGACCGCATTTTCCATCATCTTTGTCACTTCCGACCTGAACTGTATTGACAGGATGGAGAAGAGAGTTAAGTCTAGATTTGTATATGAACCCGTCTACTGTTTCAGCGACTACGACGTCACAGACTACTTCGACTCACACGGAGAATCCAAGAAGATCCTACCCAACTGCATCGTCAAAGCAGATAAAGACAACATCGTAATTACCATATAACTATCTAACACCCATTACCAatactattactaatactattagttatactattagttatactattagttatactattagttatactattagttatactattagttatattattagcagtattattagtaatagTTATTACGTAGTGGAAATTAGTGTATATAGAGTATGATGATACAAGACAGTGTGTGTGGGAGGGACAGGAATCACATATCAATAGAGGCGTGTGTATCgattttaatgttaaagAAGACAGAATTCAAGATCAAACGCgagaaaaataaaaatctTGTACACATCACAATACGTAAGGTATTACTCTATGCACTAACACCAATTATCTCCAGTTAACATACTACTTATCTCCAGTTTTATTCTAGTAAACTTGATAATGTAAATTGGTAGGAGCTAAAAGTGGACAGAATAATATTTGAGAATTTGACCATTCCGCAGCATTTCATACTGGTGGCACTGTCGAGATTACATGTCAAGGGCGTTTACCCGCAGACCTTACTTGAGATTATCAAGGATTTAGATGACATGGTAGCCTTCTTCCCTGCCGAAAAAAACGCCATTCCAAACACCACCGTATTCTCCATTTAGCCAATagttgttaattttaaccagTTGTCTACAGATGATAGTTGTCTACAGATgatagttatttacagtTGATAGATATTTACAGTTGATAGATATTTACAGTTGATAGTTATCTACAGTTGATAGTTGTTAATGTTAAGAGgattaatgtgttttagGGTTTGAGGCGTGTGTTTTTGGAGTTGGTGCACATGGGACTGGTTGAGTGGGTTAACTATTCGgagaataaaattgataatgtCAAGGTGCAACATCTGGTCAATGACCCCTCAGGAAGCACAATCCCCTGCAGATTCCCCAAATACCGAGAGTATCTCCACTCCACACACTAGTTAAACATGTTACACACTAGTTAAACATGTTACAATGTGTTGATTTTGTGTAGGTACATGAGATTGGAGTTGACGGAGTTGATTCCGACGTACTTGTCCCAGTGGCTACTAATGGCCGAGGCCACcttttaacacttttaattttttgtatctgttacataatatttacCTAACAATTGGTTACACTTGGTTACGCATGGTTACACAACACATTGGTATAGAATTTGTTACAGAGAATAAAGTATGAATATAGTTGGTAGAGGCGAGGAGGTGAGTAAATCTGTGATTTTGAGTATATTAAATGGTTCAATAGAGagatataaattattagaaGATTCAGGGGATAAAAGGCAAGATTCTGGAATATTCGAAAAAAGGAAGAAAAAACCAAAGGATGAAAAGGTTAACAAAAATGATTTATGGAATTTGAAGGTTAGTGATCTCAATGAATTCTCCATTAAAAAATCAGATTCCTACGAAAACTCGACAAATCAACTCAAATTCCTAGAATCCGTCAAATACTACATCACACATAATCTCCCCTAAAATCTCAAACATCTAACCATAATTTAGCATGAATTTCATAATTTCCCCTAAAATCtcacataatttaacataatttaaccaataataacataaattttcataatttaacatattttagcATGTATGATGGTATAAGATTAGTTATGTGTGTGTACGAGAGTCCATGTTTTAATTTCTGGCGGTTTGGTTTTTGGCGGTTCAACTTGTTTAACGTGGCTGTAACGGGTCAGATTAGCCCATTTATCCTTCAGTTGCATGGGAGACTTTGTGCCTAAAAAGTAAGCCCTGGTAATAAAGGACCAGTTCCCAATCCCATGCCTGTTAATGGCCGTCACCAAAATATCAACTTCGTCATCCGACCATCGGGTGTATCTCTTCTTCCTATTTTCTTCCTGAGTAGTTGGAGTAGTTTTACTTAGTGCTTGATTGGGTCTGTAGGGGGTTTCCTTGAGGTTAGAAGAGAGTCTGAGATAATAAAGAGAATTTAGCAGTTTTAAATGTAAGATACGGCCGAATGAAAGGTTTGTAAATGAATATTTTGATAGTTTGGGGAGTACTGTGGCGCAATGAGTTGTGTGTTTGAGGAACTGACTGCTGAGTAGAATCGGCTCATTTCCCAATTTACAGTAGAAACTGGCCAGAGTACAAAGCTCTGAAATCCACTCGGAAACCTTATCATCAAGCAGAAAATTAAGGTCTGAAAACTCCGAAATCTCAACTAAATCATACTCCAAACTCCGGTCGGCCTGACTACCCGTTGGTACTGAACAAATTTTACCATAAAATGAAGTAATTTTACCATAAAATGAAGTAATTTCACCTCTGGCCGTTGGTAATTCTGACATATCCTCGGCTAATTGGTGTGATTGCTCCAATGGATCCTGCTGACGCGAGGTATGTTCAACCTTTTCCTGAGTTCCCACAGTGTCAGTGCACACAGGATTTGAACCATACATGTCTTGAGTCTCTATTAACACATCTTGAGTATCCATATTTATTGACATATCCCGGGTCTCCATTAACACATCTTGATTCTCTATATCTGTGGTATCATCAAATTTACCGATTGTTAGCTTGGGCTGTgaagtataaaattgtgtgGTTTCGGTTTTGCAAGTGTTATAAATTGAGTTTCTACATTGGTTACAATTTTCATTAAGCGTTTTCAGCAGTTCTTTGGTGTTTAgttgtttataatttttctcATTTGGGTCATAGAATTTCATCTTCTCCTGGAACACGTGAGATTGACTCCGGGTAAAGAATTTGTAGAGATGATTTTGGCATAGATAAACGCCCTCAACTAGGATTAAAAGTAACTCTAAAAGTGTGGAATTAGCTCTATAGTGGTGTAGTAGCCGCCGCAAATTTCTCAACAGTACAACCAGCAGGAAAAGtgatatataaaaatattgacCTTGTTTTTGTGATAAAAGGTGTAACGAACTTTCATATGAGCGGATGTAGTTGAGCATTGACGTGATCGCCTTGTCGTCGTCGATGTAACCGCCACGACGTGTAGAGCCCACAGTGGGATGTACtgagaataattttatcacgTAATTCTCAAACTGTGAGAATATTTCATCAAATCGCTCAGAATTTACGAATAAATCTAACCCACTGAAGAAGCTCAAGTAACTGTGTTTCTGACAGTTTAATCCgttaaaataacataatttgGGATTAAACGGTAAATTTTTCAACGAATTCGCACTTAATTTTGGCGTTTTAGTGTCAGATTTCGGGTCATTTTGAGGGGA
Above is a window of Theileria parva strain Muguga chromosome 2, complete sequence, whole genome shotgun sequence DNA encoding:
- a CDS encoding Myb-like DNA-binding domain protein, coding for MDSTSQHYNTTQKDTTARKDTTGQRDLGSQRELRSSRRDSTRSQKELLGETSRVSSRSVSYSAVTNASLQLLKADFISYALLVQGKYFKNISQKSYNSSKSCKSEPTTARTDFNTQSNTQNLTNPLNKSDSKSAKFDPKYDKFDSKSAKSDPKSSQLSPEDTKLTTKNSKLSYKIQRSSPRELKVPNSGSKSPQNDPKSDTKTPKLSANSLKNLPFNPKLCYFNGLNCQKHSYLSFFSGLDLFVNSERFDEIFSQFENYVIKLFSVHPTVGSTRRGGYIDDDKAITSMLNYIRSYESSLHLLSQKQGQYFYISLFLLVVLLRNLRRLLHHYRANSTLLELLLILVEGVYLCQNHLYKFFTRSQSHVFQEKMKFYDPNEKNYKQLNTKELLKTLNENCNQCRNSIYNTCKTETTQFYTSQPKLTIGKFDDTTDIENQDVLMETRDMSINMDTQDVLIETQDMYGSNPVCTDTVGTQEKVEHTSRQQDPLEQSHQLAEDMSELPTARGEITSFYGKITSFYGKICSVPTGSQADRSLEYDLVEISEFSDLNFLLDDKVSEWISELCTLASFYCKLGNEPILLSSQFLKHTTHCATVLPKLSKYSFTNLSFGRILHLKLLNSLYYLRLSSNLKETPYRPNQALSKTTPTTQEENRKKRYTRWSDDEVDILVTAINRHGIGNWSFITRAYFLGTKSPMQLKDKWANLTRYSHVKQVEPPKTKPPEIKTWTLVHTHN
- the ORC4 gene encoding Archaeal ATPase family protein, which codes for MDKMEYDLETYKNLIRSKLYNYTAKLSYLSHDDEWIRDKIQHLSEIIQRAVETCENLIILVRGQPSSGKTYLVRRALSTVLSSKKLINQSTHVIELYAYDHVDDIKCMKELLNRLERVLGSNTGAEKHMLVSNIRARILHALKLLRRSNVYVIIVIDGFEIFTKGNYDCSSTVGSVSRRQGLLYFLSDSMQTKGTAFSIIFVTSDLNCIDRMEKRVKSRFVYEPVYCFSDYDVTDYFDSHGESKKILPNCIVKADKDNISMMIQDSVCGRDRNHISIEACVSILMLKKTEFKIKREKNKNLVHITIRKELKVDRIIFENLTIPQHFILVALSRLHVKGVYPQTLLEIIKDLDDMVAFFPAEKNAIPNTTGLRRVFLELVHMGLVEWVNYSENKIDNVKVQHLVNDPSGSTIPCRFPKYREYMRLELTELIPTYLSQWLLMAEATF